The Halobacterium sp. CBA1132 genome has a segment encoding these proteins:
- a CDS encoding amidohydrolase family protein, giving the protein MELSGTVLWGEEYEPVEGTLVVEDGEVVRLDEELTDSEDIVLPAFVNAHTHLGDSIAKEAGRGLTLEELVAPPDGLKHRLLREASREELVEGMRHSLQFMHQTGTTRTLEFREGGVEGVHALREAAEGTGVDPFIFGRETPDVLDVADGFGASGAADGEFGRERNAARDADKPFAIHAGEVDARDINPAIDLDPDLLVHMVHAESLHLDRVEDDEIPVAVCPRSNLVTDVGLPSVSDLLDRTTVALGTDNVMTNSPSMFREMAFASKLFDVDAPDVLRMATRAGAEILGESHGVVEAGREARLLVLDGDSDNLTGVRDPVRAVVRRAGASDVKRVVTPESLAE; this is encoded by the coding sequence ATGGAACTCTCCGGTACCGTCCTCTGGGGCGAAGAGTACGAGCCCGTGGAGGGCACGCTCGTCGTGGAGGACGGCGAAGTCGTCCGACTGGACGAGGAGTTGACCGACTCCGAGGACATCGTGTTGCCGGCGTTCGTGAACGCCCACACCCACCTCGGGGACTCCATCGCGAAGGAGGCGGGGCGCGGGCTCACGCTCGAAGAGCTCGTCGCGCCGCCGGACGGCCTGAAACACCGCTTGCTGCGGGAGGCGAGCCGCGAGGAACTCGTCGAGGGGATGCGCCACAGCCTCCAGTTCATGCACCAGACGGGCACCACGCGCACGCTGGAGTTCCGCGAGGGCGGCGTCGAGGGCGTCCACGCGCTCCGCGAGGCCGCCGAAGGAACCGGCGTCGACCCGTTCATCTTCGGCCGGGAGACACCCGACGTTCTCGATGTCGCGGACGGCTTCGGGGCGAGCGGCGCCGCCGACGGCGAGTTCGGGCGCGAGCGCAACGCCGCCCGCGACGCCGACAAGCCGTTCGCCATCCACGCCGGCGAGGTCGACGCGCGGGACATCAACCCCGCCATCGACCTCGACCCAGACCTGCTCGTGCACATGGTCCACGCCGAGTCGCTGCACCTCGACCGCGTGGAGGATGACGAGATTCCGGTCGCGGTGTGTCCGCGGTCGAACCTCGTGACGGATGTCGGCCTGCCGTCGGTCAGCGACCTGCTGGACCGCACGACGGTCGCGCTCGGCACGGACAACGTGATGACGAACAGCCCGTCGATGTTCCGCGAGATGGCGTTCGCGTCGAAGCTCTTCGACGTCGACGCGCCCGACGTGTTGCGGATGGCGACCCGCGCTGGCGCCGAAATCCTCGGGGAGAGCCACGGCGTCGTCGAAGCCGGCCGGGAGGCGCGCCTGCTCGTGCTGGACGGCGACTCGGACAACCTCACCGGCGTCCGCGACCCGGTCCGTGCGGTCGTGCGCCGCGCCGGTGCCAGCGACGTGAAACGCGTCGTCACGCCCGAATCGCTGGCGGAGTAA
- a CDS encoding universal stress protein produces MGRYERILVPTDGSEETREAVEHAIDLAAEHGATIHALYVVNSASFSGLPMESSWESVASMMNEEGAAALDDVESLAAERGVRVERSLVDGNPSREIVRYAEDEDCDLVVMGTHGRGGIDRLLLGSVAEKVVRSSSVPVLTVRVDGDG; encoded by the coding sequence ATGGGCCGCTACGAGCGCATCCTCGTTCCGACCGACGGCAGCGAGGAGACACGGGAGGCGGTCGAACACGCTATCGACCTCGCTGCCGAACACGGAGCGACGATTCACGCGCTGTACGTCGTCAACTCCGCGAGTTTCTCCGGGCTCCCGATGGAGTCCTCCTGGGAGAGCGTCGCGTCGATGATGAACGAGGAGGGCGCCGCCGCGCTCGACGACGTCGAAAGTCTCGCCGCCGAACGGGGCGTCCGCGTCGAGCGCTCGCTCGTGGACGGCAACCCCAGCCGCGAAATCGTCCGGTACGCCGAGGACGAGGACTGCGACCTCGTCGTGATGGGAACCCACGGCCGCGGCGGTATCGACCGACTGCTACTCGGGAGCGTCGCGGAGAAAGTCGTTCGGTCGTCGTCGGTGCCGGTGTTGACGGTGCGCGTCGAC